From the genome of Bradyrhizobium sp. G127:
CTGCTCTTCCACCGATAGCGACCATGTATGAAGCAGTGGCTTTTCGTCGGCGGCCTGCGCGAAGTAATTGGTCTGCCACCAGAAGAAGATGTTCGATGTGAAGGTGACCACCGCCGCGATCGAGCGGAAGAACTCGTGGCGCTCCGACGGCAGAAGCAGCCAGAACGACGGCAGCACGGTCAGCACGAGCATCACGTAGAGCGCGGGCAGCAGCCGCCGTACCCGGCGCTCGTAAAACCGGGCGAAGGAAAAGTCCCCCGCCATCATTTCGGACTGGATGATCTGGGTGATCAGAAATCCGGAGATCACGAAGAAGATATCGACGCCGACATAACCGCCGCGAAACGGCGGGATGTCCCAATGAAACGCCAATACCGACAGCACCGCAACGGCGCGCAGCCAGTCAATATCTTCTCGGTAAACATGCGCCATGAATGAAAACGTCGGAAATCATCAATATCCGACGTTTATGCGGTGCTTTCCATGCGAAGTAAACCGGACAGCCGGCCGGCTCGATCTCAATGCAGCCGGAACACCCCGTCGATCGCTTTCAGCTCGGCGGGCTTCACCAGCTTCGAATGCGCGACGGTGACGGCGACCAGCGGCCCTTCCAGCTTGGCCTGCCAGAAGGCGAGAAAGTCCTTCAGCGCCGGAAAGTTCGGAAACAGATCGTAGTTCTGCCAGACGTAGGATTGCAGCAGCCAGTGGTGATCGGGCCGGCGATACAGGATTTCGGCCGTCGTCAGGCCGTAACCGGCGAGCTGCTTCTTGAAGTCCTCGGAGACAGCGCCGTCACGGACAGCGACCTGCGGGACCGTAGCTTTCGA
Proteins encoded in this window:
- a CDS encoding usg protein, with product MVSKATVPQVAVRDGAVSEDFKKQLAGYGLTTAEILYRRPDHHWLLQSYVWQNYDLFPNFPALKDFLAFWQAKLEGPLVAVTVAHSKLVKPAELKAIDGVFRLH